The Leucobacter viscericola sequence TGCCAGCAGCGCGATGGCTGAGTCCCTCGTGAAGATCAGCACCTCTCGGCGCGCACCCGGCAGCACACCAGCGCTCGCAACACCTCCGCGCGGCCAGCTAGCCACCGCAAAGATCGCGTAGGAGGCGGCAAGGGGCAGCAGTGTTGCCCAGTGCCACCCGGCGAGCAGAACTCCAACGAGCGCCGTGATCGACACGAACGAAGCAACGGTGTCGAGCACGGTTGCCCGGGTGATCCGGTCTTCTCCGAACAGCACCCCGCGCACAAACACGTAGCCGGAGTAGCTCACCACAAGCACCACCGTGCCTAGGGTCTTGGCGAGGTCGCTCCCCAGCAGAAGCGCGCCGGGCACAGTGAGGATCGCGAGCACAATAACGGACACAGCAAAACTGCGCTTTAGTACCCCCAACGCGGAGTCCGACAGCCTGAGATCTGGAAGAAACCGCGAAGCCGCAACACCGGCCGCGGCTGGCCAGAACAACACCGCAAACACCGCAAGCGACAGCAGTGCAGAGATCTCGCCGAGGCTCTCTGGCCCTGCAAGCCGCCCGATGAGGAGTGTGTAGGCGAACCGGGCAAGCCCCTGCACGCCCATCCCAATCGTGGAGACAACAGTGCGCGAGAGAACCCCGCCACCCTCACCGCTCACTGGCGAGTCTCTCGGTGTCGGTGCAGACATGCATGATGCGCACGGGGCCTCCTGTGTCGAAACAGTCGTTCATCACCCTAGTATCGAAAGTCAGGGATCAATACATCAGCACCCAGCCAAACCGAAGGTGGCAATTCGTGCGCATCGCATTTGTCGTAAACAACTACCCTCCGCGCACCGGAGGGGTTGAATTGCACGTCCACGCGCTCGCCTCAGAGTTGACCAGGCAGGGCCACAAAGTGTTGGTCGTGACGCTTGGCCCCGAAACGGGCTGGTCTCACGATGCTGGCGCTGGTACAAACCCCGTCGAGATCCTCACCCTGCCCGAGCACTTCCGCGTTGCCGATATTCTCGGATTTCCGTCGCTCGGCACGCGGCGCCACCTCACGCACCTGCTGAAAGAGCGCGGGATCGACGTCGTCTCGGTGCACACCCGCTTCTTCCCGATGAGCTACATCGGCATGCGGGCAGCACGAGCCACCAAACTCCCCCTCGTTCATACAGAGCACGGCAGCGACCACGTTGCAAGCGACTCGGCCATCATTCGTTTTGCGAGCCGCATGGTTGACTTCACCCTCGGACGCAAGGTGCTGCGGAGCGCAGACCGCGTGCTTGGGGTCTCAGAGAACGTGACGGCGTTCACCCACCGGCTTGCTGGGGTTGACGGCGAGGTGTTTTACAACGCCGTCGACGCAATTCCCGCAGGAGGTGCGGCGGATCCTGGATCAGCCAGCCGCCCGACTCACCTGGTGTTCGCCGGGCGACTCGTCGCCGGAAAAGGGTGGCGGGACTTTCTTGAGGTCGTTGCAGCAACGAGGGCCGATCACCCCGAGCTCACCGCAGAGATTCTGGGTGATGGCGCAGACATGGACCAGGTACTCGCGCAGATTAATTCACTTGGCCTGAGCGACATCGTTTCTGTGCGCGGCCGAGTCTCCCAGACAGAAGTACTCCAGGCGCTGCGGGGAGCCACTCTCGTGAACCCGTCGACACTCGCGGAGGGGTTTCAGAACACCGTCCTGGAGGCGATCGTTGGGGGCGGACGTGTGGTGTCGTACTCGGTTCCCAGCGCGGAAGTACTACTGAAGCAGGGGGCGAACGTCACCATCACTGAGCAGAAAGACGCGGCCTCTCTCACCGCAGCGGTTGCGAAGGTACTTCGAGATCCCGGCGAGCACGCTTCCCGTGACCTTATTGATCGGTGGACCTGGCCAGCTCGCGCAACCCAGTTTGCTGAGGTGTGCGCCGCGGTCGCGGATCACAAGAACTAGACTGGAGTATCTACGTCTTCTGATCGGTTAAGGACACACACATGGCTGCTGTACCGCGCAACGCGGACACCTGGCTCATTGTGCCCCTCTACAACGAGGCTCAGGTGGTGCGCGAGGTCATCGCCCAGGCCCGTGAAACGTTCCCCAACATTGTGTGCGTCGACGACGGCAGCAGCGACAACTCCATCAATGAAGCACGCGCGGGCGGCGCCTACGTCGTCTGCCACCCCATCAACCTCGGGCAGGGTGCCGCGCTGCAGACCGGCCTGGATTTTGCCGCGGCGCAAGAGGGGGCCGAATACTTCGTGACGTTCGACTCCGACGGCCAGCACCGCACCGAAGACGCAGAGCGCATGGTGGCTCGTCTGCGCAGCGAACCCCTCGATATCGTCGTCGGTTCGCGTTTCCTCGACGGGCGCACCAAGCCTGGCCTCATGAAGCGGATCGTACTTCGGGCAGCCGTGTGGTTCGAGCGGCTCAGCACCGGGGTCAAGCTGACTGACGCGCACAACGGGC is a genomic window containing:
- a CDS encoding glycosyltransferase family 2 protein gives rise to the protein MAAVPRNADTWLIVPLYNEAQVVREVIAQARETFPNIVCVDDGSSDNSINEARAGGAYVVCHPINLGQGAALQTGLDFAAAQEGAEYFVTFDSDGQHRTEDAERMVARLRSEPLDIVVGSRFLDGRTKPGLMKRIVLRAAVWFERLSTGVKLTDAHNGLRALNRVAVTKIQIRQNRMAHASEIVAQIGRRHLRYAEEPVHIIYTDYSRAKGQSLWNSVNILSELFVK
- a CDS encoding glycosyltransferase family 4 protein; the protein is MRIAFVVNNYPPRTGGVELHVHALASELTRQGHKVLVVTLGPETGWSHDAGAGTNPVEILTLPEHFRVADILGFPSLGTRRHLTHLLKERGIDVVSVHTRFFPMSYIGMRAARATKLPLVHTEHGSDHVASDSAIIRFASRMVDFTLGRKVLRSADRVLGVSENVTAFTHRLAGVDGEVFYNAVDAIPAGGAADPGSASRPTHLVFAGRLVAGKGWRDFLEVVAATRADHPELTAEILGDGADMDQVLAQINSLGLSDIVSVRGRVSQTEVLQALRGATLVNPSTLAEGFQNTVLEAIVGGGRVVSYSVPSAEVLLKQGANVTITEQKDAASLTAAVAKVLRDPGEHASRDLIDRWTWPARATQFAEVCAAVADHKN
- a CDS encoding lipopolysaccharide biosynthesis protein, giving the protein MSAPTPRDSPVSGEGGGVLSRTVVSTIGMGVQGLARFAYTLLIGRLAGPESLGEISALLSLAVFAVLFWPAAAGVAASRFLPDLRLSDSALGVLKRSFAVSVIVLAILTVPGALLLGSDLAKTLGTVVLVVSYSGYVFVRGVLFGEDRITRATVLDTVASFVSITALVGVLLAGWHWATLLPLAASYAIFAVASWPRGGVASAGVLPGARREVLIFTRDSAIALLATGGLLLETMVFVRAFETPIVAGLFAAGLSLATPANQLAQSVQQVLVPHFARMLSGSARAIRSSLVRVFLVTLAAFVVLFGLLIWLSPWILSVFYGDSYREAVESMRPLLVAVCAMSITAAPAAYLIAVGRQGLFAKIWLTATVVGTAVMLVASPALGQWGVISGFLIGACGGSAAVVICGLTLAPRIPRDLAGSPLPSNSP